A region of the Pseudomonas sp. A34-9 genome:
GAGCCGATGCTCAATGCCGGTAAACGCCATGTGAAGAACATGCCGGATGGCTGGACTGTGCTGACCAAGGATGGCTCGTTGTCGGCGCAGTGGGAGCATATGGTTGCGGTGACGGAGACTGGGTTTGAAATCCTCACCGCTTGGCCGGACGAAATTGAAGGCTACCGCGCTATTGTCTGATACCGCGTCGACTGGTTCCCTCACCCTAGCCCTCTCCCAGAGGGAGAGGGGACTGATTGGGGGAGATTGGAGAGGGATGCCGACCTGAAAACTGCTCAGTGAATCCATAATCGCCACTGATCTTTCAGGTCGATGTCAGACGCAAGACGCCTCGGTCGGCTCCCTCTCCCTCAGGGAGAGGGCTGGGGTGAGGGGGAGCAGGCGACTCGTTCTCAATGAGAACCGGCAGCCTTGTTGAGGTCGCCTTCGGTCCATTCGGTGTACACGCAAGCATCGGCAGTCGCCCAGCGCACTTGCACCGGGTCGCCGGCCTTGAGCGGCATGCCGGCGGCTGACAAGGCCTTCACCGTCATCGAAGTCCCGCCCGACGTGACCACGCTGCAGGTCTGGCTTTCGCCGAGGAACAGCACTTCCACAACCTTCGCTGACACCTCGTTCCACCCCGACGGTAACGGTTCGCTGATCGCTTGCGCCACGCTCAACGCCAAGGCCTTTTCCGGCCGCACCATCAGCAACACATCCTGATCCGTGTGCAAGCCCGTCGTCAGCCGAATCGACAACGACTGCCCCTCAAAACTCGCCGCCGCATGACCCTGCGCCTTGAGTTTGAGGAAGTTCGAGTTGCCGAGGAACGACGCGACAAACGCATTCGGCGGATTTTGATAAAGGTCATAACCGCTGCCCAGGCCGACAATCTTGCCGTGACTGAAAATTGCAATGCGCTGCGACAAGCGCATGGCTTCTTCCTGGTCGTGGGTCACGTAAACAATGGTAATGCCCAGACGGCGATGCAGTTGGCGCAGTTCATCCTGCAGATCTTCACGCAGTTTTTTATCCAGCGCACCGAGCGGTTCGTCCATCAACAGAATGCGTGGCTCGTAGACCAGCGCGCGGGCGATGGCGACGCGTTGTTGCTGGCCGCCAGACAGTTGCGAAGGGCGGCGATGCGCGAACTGTTCCAGTTGCACCAGTTTCAACATCGCATCGACGCGCTTGTCGCGCTCGGCCGCCGCCAGTTTGCGGATCGCCAAAGGGAAGGCGATGTTGTCGCGCACCGACAAATGCGGGAACAGCGAGTAGCGCTGGAACACCATGCCGATGTCGCGCTTGTGCGGCGGCACATTCACCAGCGACTGACCGTTGACGAGGATCTCGCCGCTGCTCGGCGTTTCAAACCCGGCGAGCATCGACAGCGTGGTGCTCTTGCC
Encoded here:
- a CDS encoding ABC transporter ATP-binding protein, giving the protein MSAVIKDASQQNDKPLVSLRNLNKHYGDFAAVDNISLDIKDGEFLTFLGSSGSGKSTTLSMLAGFETPSSGEILVNGQSLVNVPPHKRDIGMVFQRYSLFPHLSVRDNIAFPLAIRKLAAAERDKRVDAMLKLVQLEQFAHRRPSQLSGGQQQRVAIARALVYEPRILLMDEPLGALDKKLREDLQDELRQLHRRLGITIVYVTHDQEEAMRLSQRIAIFSHGKIVGLGSGYDLYQNPPNAFVASFLGNSNFLKLKAQGHAAASFEGQSLSIRLTTGLHTDQDVLLMVRPEKALALSVAQAISEPLPSGWNEVSAKVVEVLFLGESQTCSVVTSGGTSMTVKALSAAGMPLKAGDPVQVRWATADACVYTEWTEGDLNKAAGSH